A single region of the Deltaproteobacteria bacterium genome encodes:
- a CDS encoding branched-chain amino acid ABC transporter permease: MSLFWQTLICGLLLGGMYALIAIGMTLIMGVMKIINLAHGALVMVGMYVTYVCFHYWGIDPYAALFISMPALFFIGCLIQKYSINTLIGKESILPENQVLLTVGIMLVLTETMRLIFGSDYKSVHTSYTGSSFFVGDVSVSIPMAIGFVIAMVFTYALHIFLTKSDIGRSIRATAQDKEAAILMGVNANKITIITFGLGSALAAGGGTLLIPIYYLFPDIGHAFVAKSFIITILGGMGSTMGALFGGLTLGIAESFGATYISMGLKDVVGFVIFIIVLLFLPGGFKSLTKR, translated from the coding sequence ATGTCCTTATTCTGGCAGACATTGATTTGTGGACTGTTATTGGGAGGCATGTATGCTCTTATTGCTATTGGTATGACATTGATCATGGGTGTAATGAAGATCATAAACCTTGCTCATGGTGCACTGGTAATGGTAGGCATGTATGTCACCTATGTTTGCTTTCACTACTGGGGAATTGACCCCTATGCCGCTCTATTTATTTCCATGCCTGCCTTATTTTTTATCGGTTGTCTAATACAAAAATACAGTATCAATACATTAATAGGGAAAGAATCCATCCTGCCAGAAAACCAGGTCCTTTTAACTGTAGGTATCATGTTGGTTTTGACAGAAACCATGAGGTTAATTTTCGGCTCTGACTATAAATCCGTGCATACCAGTTATACTGGTTCCAGTTTTTTTGTTGGCGATGTTTCGGTTAGCATTCCTATGGCGATCGGTTTCGTTATTGCTATGGTCTTTACCTATGCATTGCACATTTTTCTTACTAAAAGCGATATAGGAAGATCAATCCGAGCTACGGCTCAGGACAAAGAAGCAGCAATCCTTATGGGAGTCAATGCAAATAAAATTACTATTATCACCTTCGGCTTAGGTTCTGCTTTAGCCGCCGGTGGCGGAACACTGCTTATCCCTATATATTATTTATTTCCCGATATTGGACATGCCTTTGTAGCAAAATCCTTTATAATTACTATTTTAGGAGGAATGGGAAGCACGATGGGGGCATTGTTTGGAGGTTTAACTTTAGGTATTGCAGAATCTTTTGGTGCTACCTATATTTCCATGGGGCTAAAGGATGTTGTAGGTTTTGTTATTTTCATTATAGTGCTTTTATTCTTGCCGGGTGGCTTTAAGAGTCTAACTAAAAGGTGA